From the genome of Cryptococcus neoformans var. neoformans B-3501A chromosome 1, whole genome shotgun sequence, one region includes:
- a CDS encoding hypothetical protein (Similar to gi|16944475|emb|CAC28641.2| related to CTNS protein [Neurospora crassa], FASTA scores: opt: 518, E(): 3e-28, (36.531% identity (65.314% similar) in 271 aa overlap (7-269:4-262)); HMMPfam hit to PQ-loop, PQ loop repeat, score: 45.5, E(): 1.5e-10): protein MQPHPLAAFLVNLTGVTYFIAWSYSFYIQLVHNFKRKTTHGLSPDFVWVNPLGFLALTLWNWGAYFSPVARKQYQDRHHGHLPQVSTSDLAFSLHALIISTITLAQVFCDEASPLISDSVHNSAAGDDSESSNLVIFHSPIRPSPVAQLFLGGIVISPFVYAIFVWTGKAQFLDWLYYVGNIKVVISAVKYIPQVVLNHRMRAVNGFAIGVIICDIIGSVLSFSQLVISSVFIDHDPSGIIANPAKLGLAGLSFTFDLVFIAQKYWLYRIKKDDEERT, encoded by the exons ATGCAGCCACATCCCCTCGCCGCATTCCTCGTAAACCTCACAGGCGTCACATACTTCATCGCCTGGTCGTACTCCTTCTATATACAGCTCGTCCACAACTTCAAGCGCAAAAC CACACATGGCCTCTCCCCAGACTTTGTATGGGTAAATCCGTTGGGATTCCTCGCACTCACCCTCTGGAACTGGGGCGCCTACTTCTCTCCTGTCGCACGAAAACAATACCAGGACAGACATCATGGCCATCTGCCTCAGGTCTCCACTTCCGAtctcgccttttccttgcaCGCCCTGATCATTTCGACCATCACTCTCGCCCAAGTCTTTTG CGATGAGGCTTCTCCACTGATCTCTGACAGCGTCCACAATTCTGCCGCTGGCGATGACAGTGAATCGAGTAACCTGGTGATTTTTCATTCTCCGATCCGTCCATCTCCCGTTGCCCAACTTTTCCTAGGGGGCATTGTCATTTCCCCGTTTGTCTATGCGATCTTTGTCTGGACTGGCAAGGCCCAGTTCCTCGACTGGCTCTATTATGTTGGGAATATCAAGGTCGTCATCTCAGCAGTCAAGTATATACCGCAGGTCGTGCTCAATCATCGGATGAGAGCTGTGAATGGATTTGCGATAGGGGTCATCATCTGT GACATTATCGGCTCCGTCTTGAGCTTCTCCCAACTCGTCATTTCCTCCGTGTTCATCGATCACGACCCTTCAGGCATTATCGCCAACCCTGCCAAACTTGGCCTGGCTGGCTTATCCTTTACTTTCGACCTCGTATTCATTGCGCAAAAGTACTGGCTGTATAGGATCAAAaaggacgacgaggagaGGACATGA
- a CDS encoding hypothetical protein (HMMPfam hit to Ferric_reduct, Ferric reductase like transmembrane component, score: 150.1, E(): 4.9e-42): protein MSSSTEHLRRYIPIPTQYQIYNSYTEDPKWQKKFTIIWTSFLAFSLLLSIPYIIHHFRIGRLYSGLAIRESLDPSQNVSDSSHGNAKRNHSQNKWRGTFIGRAVTGIGAIVQSITLWTLPMPDLSWLKGEVGDCCRRAYFTLSVSQIVLVMGYAGAVIACFVVGASLTQNSNRPGFLALSQLPLIVLLSLKSPLPLPIFVPSLSYEHYNFLHRWTGRTLFLSATVHGAMWIHQFVVTDQYDQIAAAKSKRGILAYALMGMVVITSLKPIRRKCYQLFWMAHIMFFVGFFAAISYHTPYSRPWIWPCVAIYAYDLVVRMLRYRIKDATLVPVDKTLTMIHIPDCDAGWLPTQHVLLRVLSGSGIFESHPFTITNAPSTAFSASPRGIILYAKVAGDWTKKLHDLARDVKSLEVGDDLEEKESFLANKAQNERGVNADEEGIDHPGKRVQVMIDGPYGGLKMDLGQYESVLLVGGGSGITFILGSIEEALRVREKGRGPAKVDVAWIVKDLCTIEALAPSLLHLYTLAQRLRLTLTYNLYLTDPPHPLPSTPSLLPASTTLSPYRPEVAQLVRESLPLPLTKAQETLLEQGRELITGDDDGHQTQHHGEGRGHAGGLAVVACGPEGIVMEAKSAVAGLGIAERVRCGGVGFHGECYLL from the exons ATGTCCTCCTCGACAGAGCACCTCAGGAGAtacatccccatccccacaCAGTACCAG ATATACAA CTCATACACAGAGGATCCCAAATGGCAGAAAAAGTTCACCATCATCTGGACATCTTTCctcgccttttcccttctcctctcaaTACCCTACATCATCCACCACTTCCGCATAGGTCGTCTCTATTCCGGCTTGGCCATTCGTGAATCATTAGATCCATCTCAGAACGTGTCGGATTCTTCTCACGGCAATGCGAAGAGAAATCACTCTCAAAATAAATGGCGGGGCACTTTTATCGGCAGAGCGGTCACCGGCATCGGCGCCATAGTCCAAAGCATCACCCTTTGGACTTTACCAATGCCCGACCTGTCGTGGCTGAAAGGAGAAGTGGGAGATTGCTGCCGAAGAGCCTATTTTACTCTTTCCGTCTCCCAAATCGTTTTGGTGATGGGATATGCCGGTGCCGTGATCGCCTGTTTTGTCGTCGGAGCAAGCTTGACCCAAAACTCTAATCGACCTG GCTTCCTCGCTCTTTCCCAACTCCCACTCATcgttctcctttctctGAAATCCCCACTTCCCCTCCCAATATTTGTGCCTTCTTTGTCTTATGAGCACTACAACTTTCTGCACCGATGGACTGGACGAACATTATTCCTCTCGGCAACCGTTCATGGCGCAATGTGGATCCATCAGTTCGTTGTCACCGATCAATATGACCAAATCGCTGCTGCCAAGTCCAAGAGGGGTATCTTGGCATATGCATTGATGGGTATGGTGGTCATCACTAGTTTGAAACCTATCAGGAGAAAATGTTATCAGCTATTCTGGATGGCTCA CATCATGTTCTTTGTCGGCTTCTTCGCCGCTATCTCATATCATACCCCTTACAGTAGACCTTGGATATGGCCTTGTGTCGCCATCTACGCCTACGA CCTCGTCGTCCGTATGCTGCGTTACCGCATCAAGGATGCCACTCTCGTGCCAGTGGACAAGACACTCACTATG ATTCACATTCCGGACTGTGACGCAGGCTGGCTCCCCACTCAACACGTACTCCTTCGCGTCCTCTCCGGATCCGGCATCTTTGAGTCTCACCCCTTTACCATCACTAACGCACCTTCAACCGCCTtttctgcttctcctcGAGGCATCATCCTTTACGCCAAAGTTGCCGGAGATTGGACCAAGAAATTACATGATTTGGCAAGGGACGTCAAGTCGTTGGAAGTTGGAGATGATCtcgaggaaaaggagagtTTCTTGGCCAACAAGGCTCAGAATGAACGCGGGGTGAATgccgatgaagaaggcataGACCATCCGGGAAAGAGGGTGCAGGTGATGATCGATGGACCTTATGGAGGGCTCAAGATGGATTTGGGACAGTACGAGAGTGTTTTGCTagttggaggtggaagtggtatcaccttcatcttggGTAGTATAGAGGAAGCACTTCGGGTtagggaaaagggaagaggaccGGCCAAGGTAGATGTAGCTTGGATAGTCAAGGATCTTT GTACAATTGAAGCCCTCGcaccttcccttctccacctttaCACTCTTGCTCAACGTTTACGCCTCACATTGACTTATAATCTCTACCTTACCGACCCTCCACATCCTTTACCTTCCACGCCTTCCCTCTTACCAGCTTCGACGACCCTTTCACCTTATCGCCCCGAAGTCGCTCAACTCGTACGGGAATCCTTGCCATTACCACTTACCAAAGCTCAAGAGACGTTATTGGAACAGGGCAGGGAACTCATAAcgggtgatgatgatggtcaTCAGACGCAGCATCATGGGGAGGGTAGGGGTCACGCCGGAGGATTGGCTGTCGTGGCTTGTGGGCCCGAGGGTATCGTGATGGAGGCGAAGAGCGCAGTGG
- a CDS encoding hypothetical protein (Match to ESTs gb|CF186531.1|CF186531, gb|CF187519.1|CF187519, gb|CF186108.1|CF186108) yields MRFREIIITPTGTRELPFLGSPLAAYSTSSADPDIEFAHRPYSPEETWPSELGNGGRVSWSRFEAKGDWLEISYPNVNWDQLRSDHGWSALQYMVLLRTRLTIPKSGHKRLTPVLINMLQLSEFALVRQGADPHTSGPVRWYQGNSYGFGGPAPGLDSTIKPAAVRFERSLLLEPGVYIMLARAVYDIRQFGDPGPGNPPIIKMSSVNMVHDTEKHVTQLPEEMGTFPSVLSGWLMGEWASVGVRVPEGALETTVIDVNSAKVIYKSRDAEPLERVLAVEIVSNISIVPGQTRLIPMRIRQQTPLSLEARTLSISIDFQSGGQTRVLHWSFPLHHVTYDSHNLTTNNPHFWITCASPSLITDSHLNHLPAHVSSAMIVPPKHSVRHDEEKPVILALHGAGVDVKNSEWGERMPEVPGVWAVLPIGKNEWGEDWHGGSMEDAWAARAAVEVLLRKTGIALSDKTVIIGHSNGGQGAWHLAARYPDRVVGVVAASGWLTMQHYVPYTDYTSNRYADPALMGILHSSLAPYHNDLHSSNLSDIPILAIHGADDDNVPPRHSRAHAALVSSWAGEKDSLIKVLEIPKRGHWWDDVLSSSDVVDFIQKLPPRQSWDEQRKKGYTLTTANPQECGGRAGIRIVELDTPGRLARLDVNARQWKSNQTAETLDIRGMNVRRIEIKSLQSSQHFQTYVRCRPYGFSPVNNSILGPLAPARAYGPMIRILSSPASFHLIIPSSGEAQPHHLSIAKRIAHDLYVYHKADCEIIADQEGLERVAEGQIGPGSIIVIGRPENNRYTEWMAAEGKIPIQFPTKGVMVISKDKVVSDRGAGFIALHPHPTHSGSLSLLIAGNDELGLELATRLFPTRTGLPDWAMVCPRSRWQGANGLIGAGFWGGEWEYNEAMSWMDR; encoded by the exons ATGCGCTTCAGAGAGATCATTATCACTCCCAC TGGAACGAGAGAGCTCCCCTTCCTAGGCTCACCATTAGCGGCGTACTCTACCTCATCAGCTGATCCGGATATAGAGTTTGCTCACAGGCCATATAGCCCAGAGGAGACTTGGCCCAGTGAACTTGGGAACGGCGGACGAGTGTCATGGTCCAGATTTGAAGCCAAGGGAGATTGGCTAGAAATCAGTTATCCGAATGTCAA CTGGGATCAGCTGCGATCCGATCACGGATGGTCAGCTCTTCAGTACATGGTGCTGCTCCGGACTCGATTGACCATTCCCAAATCTGGTCACAAACGTCTCACACCTGTCCTTATCAACATGCTCCAACTTTCCGAGTTTGCTCTTGTTCGACAAGGTGCGGACCCTCATACTTCTGGTCCTGTTAGGTGGTATCAGGGCAATAGCTATGGTTTCGGCGGCCCGGCACCTGGCCTAGACAGCACTATCAAACCTGCAGCCGTCAGATTCGAGCGCTCGCTTCTCCTCGAGCCAGGGGTGTACATTATGCTTGCGAGAGCAGTGTATGACATACGCCAGTTTGGTGATCCTGGGCCCGGTAATCCGCCAATCATCAAGATGTCATCAGTCAATATGGTGCATGACACAGAAAAGCATGTCACCCAGCTTCCAGAGGAAATGGGAACTTTTCCCAGCGTGTTATCGGGATGGCTGATGGGAGAATGGGCATCTGTTGGGGTACGAGTACCTGAAGGTGCTTTGGAGACAACCGTCATAGATGTTAACAGCGCAAAAGTCATTTACAAGTCGAGGGATGCCGAACCTCTCGAGCGCGTGCTCGCCGTCGAAATCGTCTCAAACATCAGTATAGTCCCTGGGCAGACACGACTTATCCCGATGCGGATCAGACAACAGACCCCCCTATCTCTAGAAGCTCGAACTCTAAGCATCTCTATAGACTTTCAAAGTGGAGGACAAACCCGGGTTCTTCATTGGTCATTTCCACTTCACCATGTCACTTATGACAGTCATAATCTGACCACGAACAATCCGCACTTTTGGATAACTTGCGCCTCTCCTTCGCTTATTACCGACAGTCATCTCAACCATCTTCCTGCTCATGTATCCTCTGCCATGATCGTTCCTCCCAAGCATTCTGTTCGAcacgatgaagagaaacCTGTCATATTAGCTCTTCATGGGGCCGGAGTAGATGTCAAAAATTCTGAATGGGGTGAGAGGATGCCAGAAGTACCAGGTGTATGGGCGGTACTACCTATAGGTAAGAATGAATGGGGTGAGGATTGGCACGGAGGAAGCATGGAGGATGCTTGGGCGGCTAGGGCGGCTGTGGAGGTTCTACTCAGGAAAACCGGTATAGCATTGTCAGATAAAACTGT GATCATCGGCCATTCGAATGGAGGACAAGGCGCATGGCATCTTGCAGCTAGATATCCCGATCGAGTTGTTGGAG TTGTGGCAGCCTCTGGGTGGCTCACTATGCAACACTACGTTCCGTACACAGATTA CACTTCGAATCGCTATGCTGACCCGGCGCTGATGGGTATTTTGCactcttctcttgctccttATCACAATGAcctccattcttccaacCTTTCTGATATCCCCATCCTTGCGATACATGGGGCAGATGACGATAACGTACCTCCACGGCACTCTCGTGCTCATGCCGCATTAGTATCTTCGTGGGCAGGTGAAAAGGACAGTTTGATTAAGGTGTTGGAGATTCCAAAAAGAGGACACTGGTGGGACGATGTTCTCAGCTCATCAGACGTTGTCGACTTCATTCAAAAGCTTCCACCTCGTCAAAGCTGGGACGAGCAACGTAAAAAGGGTTACACCCTTACCACGGCTAACCCACAAGAATGCGGTGGAAGAGCTGGTATACGCATTGTGGAGCTGGATACCCCTGGAAG ACTAGCACGTCTGGATGTGAACGCCAGGCAATGGAAGTCGAATCAAACCGCGGAAACGCTTGATATTCGAGGTATGAACGTTCGACGGATCGAAATAAAATCTTTGCAATCATCTCAACATTTTCAAACATACGTCAGATGTCGTCCGTATGGCTTTTCTCCTGTCAACAACTCCATATTAGGTCCCTTGGCCCCTGCGAGAGCCTATGGTCCCATGATCCGgattctctcttcccccgcCTCATTCCATCTAATCATCCCATCGTCTGGCGAAGCCCAGCCGCACCACCTATCCATTGCCAAGCGGATTGCTCACGATCTCTATGTCTACCACAAAGCAGATTGCGAGATTATTGCCGACCAAGAAGGATTGGAACGTGTGGCGGAAGGACAGATAGGGCCAGGTAGCATCATTGTTATTGGCAGACCGGAGAACAATCGGTATACAGAGTGGATGGCCGCAGAAGGAAAGATCCCGA TCCAGTTTCCGACCAAAGGCGTTATGGTTATCAGCAAAGACAAAGTAGTGTCTGATAGAGGCGCAG GTTTCATCGCGCTTCACCCTCATCCTACCCATTCCGGATCACTGTCCTTGCTCATAGCAGGAAATGATGAATTAGGATTGGAACTTGCAACTCGGCTATTTCCTACTCGCACTGGA TTACCTGACTGGGCCATGGTTTGTCCCAGGTCCAGATGGCAGGGTGCCAACGGATTGATAGGGGCAGG GTTCTGGGGCGGTGAATGGGAATATAATGAGGCCATGTCCTGGATGGACAGATAG